Proteins encoded in a region of the Quercus lobata isolate SW786 chromosome 8, ValleyOak3.0 Primary Assembly, whole genome shotgun sequence genome:
- the LOC115955167 gene encoding uncharacterized protein LOC115955167, protein MGDSSASYIHLVHHLIETCLTFHMTKEECMEALSKHANIDPVITSTVWNELEKENKEFFETYAQSQRQSKADLMSEEETSRLIQKIISDSSKDSDD, encoded by the exons ATGGGAGACTCTTCTGCCTCATACATACACCTG gtaCATCACCTGATAGAGACTTGCCTGACTTTCCACATGACTAAAGAAGAGTGCATGGAAGCCCTTTCAAAACATGCAAATATCGACCCTGTCATCACCTCCACTG TGTGGAATGAACTGGAGAAAGAAAACAAGGAATTCTTTGAGACCTATGCTCAATCTCAGAGGCAGAGCAAAGCTGACCTTATGTCCGAGGAAGAGACTAGCCGATTGATCCAGAAGATAATATCTGATTCGTCAAAAGATTCCGATGACTAA